A region of Eschrichtius robustus isolate mEscRob2 chromosome 19, mEscRob2.pri, whole genome shotgun sequence DNA encodes the following proteins:
- the ZNF576 gene encoding zinc finger protein 576 isoform X2, giving the protein MEDRHPKEAMEQQDSSKERRPQSPGGDICHLGALQCTRCLITFADSKFQERHMKREHPADFVAQKLQGVLFICFTCARSFPSSKALITHQRSHGPAARPSQPAVPTTTPPTFPCPDCGKTFGQAASLRRHRQAHEAHPLPGPFACTECGQDFAQEAGLHQHYIRHARGEL; this is encoded by the exons ATGGAGGACCGGCACCccaaagaggccatggagcagcAGGATTCGTCCAAGGAGAGACGTCCCCAAAGTCCGGGAGGTGACATCT GCCACTTGGGGGCCCTGCAGTGCACCCGCTGCCTCATCACCTTCGCAGACTCCAAGTTCCAGGAGCGTCACATGAAGCGGGAGCACCCAGCGGACTTCGTGGCCCAGAAGCTGCAGGGGGTCCTCTTCATCTGCTTCACGTGCGCccgctccttcccctcctccaaggCCCTGATCACCCACCAGCGCAGCCACGGTCCAGCGGCCAGGCCCTCCCAGCCGGCTgtgcccaccaccaccccacccacctTCCCCTGTCCTGACTGTGGCAAGACCTTTGGGCAGGCCGCTTCTCTGAGGCGGCATCGCCAGGCGCACGAGGCCCACCCCCTTCCTGGCCCCTTCGCCTGCACTGAGTGCGGGCAGGACTTTGCCCAGGAAGCAGGGCTGCATCAGCACTACATCCGGCATGCCCGGGGGGAGCTCTGA
- the IRGQ gene encoding immunity-related GTPase family Q protein isoform X1: MTSAMPPPRGDVTVLFLGPPGSGKSALIAALCDKDVETVEIPDGRPDSGLPSLRAAGPGLFLGELSCPPAAPGPWAAEANMLVLVLPGPEENEEPLAPALGEAARAALARGTPLLAVRNLRPEESQHVAQARDHTAARLDSAGLGAAALFVLQTDCRSSDGCEELERLRAALRSQAEALQRLLPPAQDGFEVLGAAELEAVREAFETGGLEAALSWVRAGLERLGSARLDLAVAGRADVSFVLNMLLGLDPDDPGAVPASAPAEPMPYPAPERPNVVLWTVPLGSAGTAAAPHPTHYDALILVTPGPPTEKDWAQVRPLVLPDTPLVCVRTDGEGEDPESLDEEEKSGESLENAGGGGFENARSEGREKRGPGSQKAGSGEGSEDAGSESLKPVGVGVKKPGSGDSERAAALSPEDETWEVLEEAPPPVFPLRPGGLPGLCEWLRRALPPAQAGALLLALPPTSPRAARTKAAALRAGAWRPALLASLAAAAAPVPGLGWACDVALLRGQLAEWRRALGLEPAALARRERALGLAPGELAERTRFPGPVTRAEVEARLGSWAGEGTAGGAALGALSFLWPAGGAAATGGLGYRAAHGVLLQALDEMLADAEAVLAPQVPAQ, encoded by the exons ATGACGTCAG CCATGCCTCCGCCGCGGGGTGACGTGACCGTCTTATTCCTGGGGCCTCCGGGCTCGGGAAAGTCTGCTCTGATCGCAGCGCTGTgcgacaaggatgtggagacgGTAGAGATCCCCGACGGCCGGCCGGATTCcgggctccccagcctgagagcTGCAGGCCCAGGCCTCTTCCTGGGCGAGCTGAGCTGCCCACCCGCAGCGCCGGGGCCGTGGGCGGCGGAAGCCAACATGCTGGTATTGGTGCTGCCCGGCCCCGAGGAGAATGAGGAACCCTTGGCCCCAGCGCTGGGGGAGGCAGCGCGGGCCGCCCTGGCCCGAGGGACCCCGCTGCTGGCTGTGCGGAACCTCCGCCCCGAGGAGTCACAGCATGTAGCCCAGGCCCGGGATCACACCGCAGCCCGGCTGGACAGCGCCGGGTTGGGCGCCGCGGCTCTCTTTGTGCTACAGACCGACTGCCGCAGCAGCGACGGCTGCGAGGAGCTAGAGCGCCTGCGGGCGGCGCTGCGGAGCCAGGCGGAGGCACTGCAGAG GCTCCTGCCACCGGCTCAGGATGGCTTCGAGGTGCTGGGCGCTGCAGAGTTGGAGGCTGTGCGCGAGGCCTTCGAGACGGGTGGCCTGGAGGCGGCGCTGTCATGGGTTCGGGCCGGCCTGGAGCGACTGGGCAGCGCGCGCCTGGACCTGGCCGTGGCCGGTAGGGCTGACGTGAGCTTTGTGCTGAACATGCTACTCGGGTTAGATCCTGACGACCCAGGTGCGGTGCCTGCTTCGGCGCCCGCGGAGCCCATGCCCTACCCGGCCCCAGAGCGCCCCAACGTGGTGCTCTGGACCGTGCCTCTGGGCTCCGCGGGCACTGCTGCCGCCCCCCACCCAACCCACTACGACGCTCTCATCCTCGTCACCCCTGGGCCCCCCACTGAGAAGGACTGGGCCCAAGTCCGGCCCTTGGTGCTACCAGATACGCCGCTGGTCTGCGTGCGAACAGACGGCGAGGGCGAGGATCCGGAGTCCCTGGACGAAGAGGAAAAGAGCGGCGAGAGCTTAGAGAACGCAGGCGGAGGGGGGTTTGAGAATGCACGCAGTGAGGGAAGGGAGAAACGTGGCCCTGGATCGCAGAAAGCAGGCAGTGGGGAAGGTTCAGAGGACGCAGGCAGCGAGAGTTTGAAGCCGGTTGGCGTCGGCGTGAAGAAACCGGGCAGCGGGGACTCAGAGCGCGCGGCCGCACTGAGCCCAGAGGACGAGACGTGGGAGGTGCTGGAGGAGGCGCCGCCGCCGGTGTTCCCGCTGCGGCCTGGCGGCCTCCCGGGGCTGTGCGAGTGGCTACGGCGTGCGCTACCCCCGGCCCAGGCGGGAGCGCTGCTGCTGGCTCTGCCACCCACGTCTCCCCGCGCGGCCCGGACCAAGGCTGCGGCGCTGCGGGCCGGGGCGTGGCGGCCAGCCCTGTTGGCTAgcctggcggcggcggcggccccggtaccggggctgggctgggcctgcGACGTGGCGCTCCTGCGAGGTCAGCTGGCCGAGTGGCGGCGGGCgctggggctcgaacccgcggCGCTGGCACGACGCGAGCGCGCGCTGGGCCTGGCGCCGGGGGAGCTGGCCGAGCGGACGCGCTTCCCGGGTCCGGTGACGCGCGCCGAAGTGGAGGCGAGGCTGGGCTCGTGGGCGGGCGAGGGCACCGCCGGGGGCGCGGCGCTGGGCGCGCTCTCCTTCCTGTGGCCGGCGGGCGGCGCGGCGGCCACAGGGGGCCTGGGCTACCGCGCGGCGCACGGCGTCCTGCTGCAGGCGCTCGACGAGATGCTGGCCGACGCCGAAGCAGTGCTGGCACCGCAGGTGCCCGCGCAGTGA
- the ZNF576 gene encoding zinc finger protein 576 isoform X1, producing the protein MSPGRRQAKAGASVTMEDRHPKEAMEQQDSSKERRPQSPGGDICHLGALQCTRCLITFADSKFQERHMKREHPADFVAQKLQGVLFICFTCARSFPSSKALITHQRSHGPAARPSQPAVPTTTPPTFPCPDCGKTFGQAASLRRHRQAHEAHPLPGPFACTECGQDFAQEAGLHQHYIRHARGEL; encoded by the exons ATGTCTCCCGGAAGGAGGCAGGCTAAAGC AGGGGCCTCAGTCACCATGGAGGACCGGCACCccaaagaggccatggagcagcAGGATTCGTCCAAGGAGAGACGTCCCCAAAGTCCGGGAGGTGACATCT GCCACTTGGGGGCCCTGCAGTGCACCCGCTGCCTCATCACCTTCGCAGACTCCAAGTTCCAGGAGCGTCACATGAAGCGGGAGCACCCAGCGGACTTCGTGGCCCAGAAGCTGCAGGGGGTCCTCTTCATCTGCTTCACGTGCGCccgctccttcccctcctccaaggCCCTGATCACCCACCAGCGCAGCCACGGTCCAGCGGCCAGGCCCTCCCAGCCGGCTgtgcccaccaccaccccacccacctTCCCCTGTCCTGACTGTGGCAAGACCTTTGGGCAGGCCGCTTCTCTGAGGCGGCATCGCCAGGCGCACGAGGCCCACCCCCTTCCTGGCCCCTTCGCCTGCACTGAGTGCGGGCAGGACTTTGCCCAGGAAGCAGGGCTGCATCAGCACTACATCCGGCATGCCCGGGGGGAGCTCTGA
- the IRGQ gene encoding immunity-related GTPase family Q protein isoform X2: MPPPRGDVTVLFLGPPGSGKSALIAALCDKDVETVEIPDGRPDSGLPSLRAAGPGLFLGELSCPPAAPGPWAAEANMLVLVLPGPEENEEPLAPALGEAARAALARGTPLLAVRNLRPEESQHVAQARDHTAARLDSAGLGAAALFVLQTDCRSSDGCEELERLRAALRSQAEALQRLLPPAQDGFEVLGAAELEAVREAFETGGLEAALSWVRAGLERLGSARLDLAVAGRADVSFVLNMLLGLDPDDPGAVPASAPAEPMPYPAPERPNVVLWTVPLGSAGTAAAPHPTHYDALILVTPGPPTEKDWAQVRPLVLPDTPLVCVRTDGEGEDPESLDEEEKSGESLENAGGGGFENARSEGREKRGPGSQKAGSGEGSEDAGSESLKPVGVGVKKPGSGDSERAAALSPEDETWEVLEEAPPPVFPLRPGGLPGLCEWLRRALPPAQAGALLLALPPTSPRAARTKAAALRAGAWRPALLASLAAAAAPVPGLGWACDVALLRGQLAEWRRALGLEPAALARRERALGLAPGELAERTRFPGPVTRAEVEARLGSWAGEGTAGGAALGALSFLWPAGGAAATGGLGYRAAHGVLLQALDEMLADAEAVLAPQVPAQ, from the exons ATGCCTCCGCCGCGGGGTGACGTGACCGTCTTATTCCTGGGGCCTCCGGGCTCGGGAAAGTCTGCTCTGATCGCAGCGCTGTgcgacaaggatgtggagacgGTAGAGATCCCCGACGGCCGGCCGGATTCcgggctccccagcctgagagcTGCAGGCCCAGGCCTCTTCCTGGGCGAGCTGAGCTGCCCACCCGCAGCGCCGGGGCCGTGGGCGGCGGAAGCCAACATGCTGGTATTGGTGCTGCCCGGCCCCGAGGAGAATGAGGAACCCTTGGCCCCAGCGCTGGGGGAGGCAGCGCGGGCCGCCCTGGCCCGAGGGACCCCGCTGCTGGCTGTGCGGAACCTCCGCCCCGAGGAGTCACAGCATGTAGCCCAGGCCCGGGATCACACCGCAGCCCGGCTGGACAGCGCCGGGTTGGGCGCCGCGGCTCTCTTTGTGCTACAGACCGACTGCCGCAGCAGCGACGGCTGCGAGGAGCTAGAGCGCCTGCGGGCGGCGCTGCGGAGCCAGGCGGAGGCACTGCAGAG GCTCCTGCCACCGGCTCAGGATGGCTTCGAGGTGCTGGGCGCTGCAGAGTTGGAGGCTGTGCGCGAGGCCTTCGAGACGGGTGGCCTGGAGGCGGCGCTGTCATGGGTTCGGGCCGGCCTGGAGCGACTGGGCAGCGCGCGCCTGGACCTGGCCGTGGCCGGTAGGGCTGACGTGAGCTTTGTGCTGAACATGCTACTCGGGTTAGATCCTGACGACCCAGGTGCGGTGCCTGCTTCGGCGCCCGCGGAGCCCATGCCCTACCCGGCCCCAGAGCGCCCCAACGTGGTGCTCTGGACCGTGCCTCTGGGCTCCGCGGGCACTGCTGCCGCCCCCCACCCAACCCACTACGACGCTCTCATCCTCGTCACCCCTGGGCCCCCCACTGAGAAGGACTGGGCCCAAGTCCGGCCCTTGGTGCTACCAGATACGCCGCTGGTCTGCGTGCGAACAGACGGCGAGGGCGAGGATCCGGAGTCCCTGGACGAAGAGGAAAAGAGCGGCGAGAGCTTAGAGAACGCAGGCGGAGGGGGGTTTGAGAATGCACGCAGTGAGGGAAGGGAGAAACGTGGCCCTGGATCGCAGAAAGCAGGCAGTGGGGAAGGTTCAGAGGACGCAGGCAGCGAGAGTTTGAAGCCGGTTGGCGTCGGCGTGAAGAAACCGGGCAGCGGGGACTCAGAGCGCGCGGCCGCACTGAGCCCAGAGGACGAGACGTGGGAGGTGCTGGAGGAGGCGCCGCCGCCGGTGTTCCCGCTGCGGCCTGGCGGCCTCCCGGGGCTGTGCGAGTGGCTACGGCGTGCGCTACCCCCGGCCCAGGCGGGAGCGCTGCTGCTGGCTCTGCCACCCACGTCTCCCCGCGCGGCCCGGACCAAGGCTGCGGCGCTGCGGGCCGGGGCGTGGCGGCCAGCCCTGTTGGCTAgcctggcggcggcggcggccccggtaccggggctgggctgggcctgcGACGTGGCGCTCCTGCGAGGTCAGCTGGCCGAGTGGCGGCGGGCgctggggctcgaacccgcggCGCTGGCACGACGCGAGCGCGCGCTGGGCCTGGCGCCGGGGGAGCTGGCCGAGCGGACGCGCTTCCCGGGTCCGGTGACGCGCGCCGAAGTGGAGGCGAGGCTGGGCTCGTGGGCGGGCGAGGGCACCGCCGGGGGCGCGGCGCTGGGCGCGCTCTCCTTCCTGTGGCCGGCGGGCGGCGCGGCGGCCACAGGGGGCCTGGGCTACCGCGCGGCGCACGGCGTCCTGCTGCAGGCGCTCGACGAGATGCTGGCCGACGCCGAAGCAGTGCTGGCACCGCAGGTGCCCGCGCAGTGA